A genomic segment from Curtobacterium sp. MCSS17_007 encodes:
- the uxaC gene encoding glucuronate isomerase, whose protein sequence is MTPTTTTTALASHPDRLFPADPGTRAVARTVYEAVRDAPIISPHGHVDAVRIADDQPFPDPAALLVTPDHYVLRLLHANGVGLHELGRADLSGTHPVPPGREVWRRLAEHWADFAATPVRYWFETELHDVFGLTEQPSAANADEQYDRIATLLTTPALRPRALFDAFGIEVLATTDGPTDDLAAHARLAADPTFTGRVLPTFRADAVFDPSRPDWRDVVASIGAAAGIDTGTHDGLLAALRNRRRYFIEHGATATDTGVLDAGSMPLSAAERSRIHAAALQGPSGITAAEAVAYRHDMLYRWAEMSVEDGLVMQLHPGVLRNHHAPTLERFGPDTGHDLPAVGAFTEPLRPLLEAFGTAPGFHLVLFTVDETVFSREIGPLAGFYPAVYAGAPWWFIDTPAAIGRYRSAVTDSAGFTKTSGFIDDTRAYCSIPARHDMARRADAAYLASLVVTHQLSEEDAVHTARRIVSDIPRATFKL, encoded by the coding sequence ATGACCCCCACCACCACGACCACCGCACTGGCATCGCACCCCGACCGGCTGTTCCCGGCCGACCCCGGTACGCGTGCGGTCGCCAGGACCGTCTACGAGGCGGTCCGTGACGCACCGATCATCTCCCCCCACGGGCACGTCGACGCGGTGCGCATCGCGGACGACCAGCCGTTCCCGGACCCTGCCGCCCTCCTCGTCACCCCGGACCACTACGTCCTGCGGCTCCTGCACGCCAACGGGGTGGGACTGCACGAGCTGGGTCGGGCCGACCTGTCGGGGACGCACCCCGTGCCTCCCGGCCGCGAGGTCTGGCGGCGACTCGCGGAGCACTGGGCGGACTTCGCCGCGACGCCCGTCCGCTACTGGTTCGAGACGGAGCTGCACGACGTGTTCGGCCTGACGGAGCAGCCCTCGGCCGCGAACGCGGACGAGCAGTACGACCGGATCGCCACGCTGCTGACCACCCCGGCGCTCCGACCGCGCGCGTTGTTCGACGCCTTCGGCATCGAGGTGCTCGCCACCACGGACGGCCCGACGGACGACCTCGCGGCGCACGCGCGCCTCGCCGCCGACCCGACGTTCACCGGCCGGGTGCTGCCCACCTTCCGCGCGGATGCCGTGTTCGACCCGTCACGTCCGGACTGGAGGGACGTGGTCGCCTCGATCGGCGCGGCCGCCGGCATCGACACCGGGACCCACGACGGCCTGCTGGCGGCGTTGCGGAACCGGCGCCGGTACTTCATCGAGCACGGCGCGACCGCCACCGACACGGGCGTCCTCGACGCTGGATCGATGCCGCTGTCGGCGGCCGAGCGTTCCCGCATCCACGCGGCGGCGCTGCAGGGCCCGTCGGGCATCACCGCGGCGGAGGCCGTCGCGTACCGCCACGACATGCTCTACCGGTGGGCCGAGATGAGCGTCGAGGACGGCCTCGTCATGCAGCTGCACCCCGGGGTGCTCCGGAACCACCACGCCCCCACCCTCGAGCGCTTCGGCCCGGACACGGGGCACGACCTGCCCGCGGTCGGGGCGTTCACCGAGCCGCTCCGTCCGCTGCTCGAGGCCTTCGGCACCGCGCCCGGGTTCCACCTCGTGCTCTTCACGGTGGACGAGACCGTGTTCTCGCGGGAGATCGGACCGCTCGCCGGCTTCTACCCTGCCGTGTACGCGGGAGCCCCGTGGTGGTTCATCGACACCCCCGCTGCGATCGGCCGGTACCGGTCGGCGGTCACGGACTCGGCGGGGTTCACGAAGACCTCGGGCTTCATCGACGACACCCGGGCGTACTGCTCGATCCCCGCGCGGCACGACATGGCGCGGCGTGCAGATGCGGCGTACCTGGCGTCGCTCGTGGTGACGCACCAGCTGTCGGAGGAGGACGCGGTGCACACGGCGCGGCGGATCGTGTCGGACATCCCGCGGGCGACGTTCAAGCTCTGA
- a CDS encoding SdrD B-like domain-containing protein codes for MALAVPAVLLGPSGTAAAATSPAAVVALAVEVAADGRDPFTPDDGPGADRGPANGVVRTRDAVTYRVTVTAGDGTAHHERFFLDAPAGTSWAGVPLACNGAGSVVEGRRLTCDLGDVPSGHAVAVPVVLDVSGDLRNGDRIAVTGTATADDAEPTAPVTSATTVVSAAPRYNLSKAVVGSTLRTDVPGPDGVPGVQLFYPMTVDWQSPVPGQGLLGFERSTGDMHFTDDLSHLLGDRPSGAVLWNGGRPTCGRNGEDGVQFGGLPGGRGGGERAVADSGRITCTQAAPGGEVDVTIAGAVTDAARMPGRNIGGGPISGGAKPYVVSGWIALWMPTPSVPTSLESVNTFTPLQTTSVSGTPNFPDGSEPTADNSARRNLVELGPGSAGKRLRRLGSDGTSVTAGSAKEGDPWATGGTRLRSDVTLSNTGLAPFRGAALCDTFDRRTQRLTAVGGRAPAWTSGFEHARVQYAAYDMASPAAGQVRTCDDGDGPWYDDPADVPGGAAAVGAIRVTGDLPGGASGGLFSTVTTQRAPDGTRARDFGHARFGDHRPSWVHDQQDPDLAAGGLADSVVLTEDLVRVGKAVVDPGHDAADTPDRTSSVVPGNTVDYALRPTLTNGFADGRPTTVTVRDVLPAHTSYVEDSASVAPEVDAVQGADGKEHQRLTWTLHDVEPNTRIAPITYAARVDRSAPAGPITNTATVESPADRSDERWRTAERGLEVVTTGGVGVEKRTPRPVVVVGDHPEWDLDVTNTDDTPIGDLDLIDVLPYRGDTRGSDFHGSLGLAEPVDTDPAGDEVVRYTDADPADVSLDGADPSNQPGGATRWCAEDEFRVNGCPDALAQVTAVRVERQTPVPAGDTVTHRLTLATSGEQDGDRYVNRFGLRTADLALPVQSNPSTVRVVAGAIGDRVWDDRDDDGLQDDDEPGVGGVPVALTGTDDHGDAVGHRTITDDHGGYHFDGLRPGDYRVRFSAPDGTHFTEEHVGDDPAIDSDAGPDGQTAPVTIDRVASATGALEGVRRDTTVDAGLVAAGAGEGGDDGGDPGEDHGEDPGAGGGPGGPGSPEDGAGERPGAGGGAGADAGDGPSRGGGHERAGAAHETAGRLAYTGTAIVTAVALALALLLPGLSLLVSRRRSRRTLD; via the coding sequence GTGGCGCTCGCCGTCCCGGCCGTCCTGCTCGGCCCGTCCGGCACCGCCGCTGCCGCGACCTCGCCGGCGGCCGTGGTCGCCCTGGCCGTCGAGGTCGCCGCCGACGGCCGCGATCCGTTCACTCCGGACGACGGCCCCGGGGCCGACCGGGGTCCCGCGAACGGCGTGGTCCGGACCCGCGACGCCGTGACGTACCGGGTCACCGTGACCGCCGGCGACGGGACCGCGCACCACGAGCGCTTCTTCCTCGACGCCCCGGCGGGCACGAGCTGGGCCGGCGTCCCGCTCGCGTGCAACGGCGCAGGGTCGGTGGTCGAGGGCCGGCGGCTCACCTGCGACCTCGGGGACGTCCCCTCGGGGCACGCCGTCGCCGTGCCGGTCGTGCTGGACGTCTCCGGGGACCTGCGGAACGGCGACCGCATCGCCGTGACCGGCACCGCGACCGCAGACGACGCCGAACCGACCGCACCGGTCACCTCGGCGACGACGGTCGTGTCGGCCGCACCGCGGTACAACCTCAGCAAGGCCGTGGTCGGTTCGACCCTGCGCACCGACGTGCCGGGGCCGGACGGCGTCCCCGGCGTCCAGCTGTTCTACCCGATGACGGTCGACTGGCAGTCCCCCGTGCCCGGGCAGGGACTGCTCGGGTTCGAACGGAGCACGGGTGACATGCACTTCACCGACGACCTGTCCCACCTGCTCGGCGATCGACCGTCGGGCGCGGTGCTCTGGAACGGCGGTCGACCCACCTGCGGCCGGAACGGCGAGGACGGCGTGCAGTTCGGCGGCCTCCCGGGCGGCCGCGGGGGTGGCGAGCGGGCCGTGGCCGACTCGGGCAGGATCACCTGCACGCAGGCAGCGCCGGGCGGCGAGGTCGACGTGACCATCGCCGGCGCCGTGACGGACGCCGCGCGCATGCCCGGTCGGAACATCGGCGGCGGCCCGATCAGCGGCGGCGCGAAGCCGTACGTCGTGAGCGGCTGGATCGCCCTGTGGATGCCCACCCCGTCGGTGCCGACGTCCCTCGAGTCGGTGAACACCTTCACGCCGCTGCAGACGACCTCGGTCAGCGGAACCCCGAACTTCCCCGACGGCTCGGAACCGACGGCGGACAACAGCGCCCGGCGGAACCTCGTCGAACTCGGACCGGGCAGCGCGGGGAAGCGACTCCGGCGCCTCGGCAGCGACGGCACCAGCGTGACCGCGGGATCGGCGAAGGAGGGCGACCCCTGGGCCACGGGCGGCACGCGGCTCCGCAGTGACGTCACCTTGTCGAACACCGGGCTCGCACCCTTCCGCGGCGCGGCCCTCTGCGACACGTTCGACCGCCGGACGCAGCGCCTGACGGCGGTCGGCGGTCGGGCTCCCGCGTGGACGAGCGGTTTCGAGCACGCCCGGGTGCAGTACGCCGCGTACGACATGGCGTCGCCCGCCGCGGGCCAGGTCCGCACGTGCGACGACGGCGACGGACCCTGGTACGACGACCCGGCGGACGTCCCGGGCGGCGCAGCCGCGGTCGGAGCGATCCGTGTGACCGGCGACCTGCCCGGCGGAGCGTCCGGTGGTCTGTTCTCCACCGTGACGACGCAGCGGGCGCCCGACGGGACACGTGCGCGCGACTTCGGGCACGCTCGCTTCGGTGACCACCGACCGTCGTGGGTGCACGACCAGCAGGACCCCGACCTCGCTGCCGGCGGGCTGGCCGACAGCGTGGTGCTCACCGAGGACCTGGTCCGCGTCGGCAAGGCGGTCGTCGATCCCGGGCACGATGCCGCCGACACCCCCGACCGGACGAGCTCGGTCGTGCCGGGCAACACCGTCGACTACGCGCTCCGACCGACCCTGACGAACGGCTTCGCCGACGGTCGTCCGACCACCGTCACCGTCCGCGACGTCCTGCCCGCACACACGTCGTACGTCGAGGACAGCGCCTCGGTGGCACCGGAGGTCGACGCGGTGCAGGGCGCCGACGGCAAGGAGCACCAGCGCCTGACCTGGACGCTGCACGACGTCGAACCGAACACCCGCATCGCCCCGATCACGTACGCCGCACGGGTCGACCGTTCGGCTCCGGCCGGCCCGATCACCAACACGGCGACCGTCGAGTCGCCGGCCGACCGGTCCGACGAACGCTGGCGGACCGCGGAGCGCGGCCTCGAGGTCGTCACCACCGGCGGGGTCGGGGTCGAGAAGCGCACGCCGCGTCCCGTCGTCGTCGTCGGCGACCACCCAGAGTGGGACCTCGACGTCACGAACACCGACGACACCCCGATCGGCGACCTCGACCTGATCGACGTGCTGCCGTACCGAGGTGACACACGAGGCTCGGACTTCCACGGAAGCCTCGGTCTCGCGGAGCCGGTCGACACCGACCCCGCCGGGGACGAGGTCGTGCGTTACACCGACGCCGATCCCGCCGATGTCTCCCTGGACGGCGCAGACCCGAGCAACCAGCCCGGCGGAGCGACCCGCTGGTGCGCCGAGGACGAGTTCAGGGTGAACGGCTGCCCGGACGCACTCGCGCAGGTGACCGCGGTCCGGGTCGAACGGCAGACCCCGGTCCCGGCCGGTGACACGGTCACGCACCGGCTCACCCTCGCGACGAGCGGGGAGCAGGACGGCGACCGCTACGTGAACCGCTTCGGACTCAGGACGGCCGACCTGGCGCTGCCGGTGCAGTCGAACCCGTCGACCGTCCGGGTCGTCGCCGGGGCGATCGGCGACCGGGTGTGGGACGACCGGGACGACGACGGCCTGCAGGACGACGACGAGCCCGGTGTCGGCGGCGTCCCCGTCGCCCTGACGGGGACGGACGACCACGGCGACGCGGTCGGACACCGCACGATCACCGACGACCACGGCGGGTACCACTTCGACGGGCTGCGGCCGGGCGACTACCGCGTGCGCTTCTCGGCGCCGGACGGGACGCACTTCACCGAGGAGCACGTCGGCGACGACCCGGCGATCGACTCCGACGCCGGACCGGACGGTCAGACCGCGCCGGTCACGATCGACAGGGTCGCGAGTGCGACCGGTGCACTCGAGGGGGTGCGCCGCGACACGACCGTCGACGCCGGTCTGGTCGCGGCGGGCGCCGGAGAGGGCGGCGACGACGGTGGGGACCCCGGTGAAGACCACGGTGAAGACCCCGGAGCCGGCGGCGGTCCCGGCGGGCCCGGGAGCCCCGAGGACGGTGCCGGCGAGCGTCCGG
- a CDS encoding sugar ABC transporter permease: MTTTQARPRQETAREVRPHGKTPLYKRERPLWMLLPGGVLMLAVIVVPLLVGVYIAMLDLDQYTLRQWFSAPFVGFANFAEAFTDSPLLDSIWISVSLSVLVTAVTVPIGVAAAISTQNRFPGRGLVRSIYLIPYVLPAFVVGTFFRTMLQPQGVVNTVLGTDVLWLNGSASYWALAGVMVWTSWPFVYLLSLAGLQAVDNEVHEAAALDGVTWWAKLRYIVFPYLRGPLSLAVIISILHNINNFTLPFVLFGIPLPSSVEVMPVLTYIASFQSFRFGLSAAMAICSLVIVAIPLFVYLRAVQLDTGDDAGPTRKQRRADRALLTAPAAADMEGARA; this comes from the coding sequence ATGACCACCACGCAGGCCCGGCCCCGCCAGGAGACCGCGCGCGAGGTCCGCCCGCACGGGAAGACCCCGTTGTACAAACGCGAGCGGCCGCTCTGGATGCTCCTGCCCGGCGGCGTCCTCATGCTCGCCGTCATCGTCGTGCCGCTGCTCGTCGGTGTGTACATCGCGATGCTCGACCTCGACCAGTACACGCTGCGCCAGTGGTTCAGCGCCCCCTTCGTCGGGTTCGCGAACTTCGCAGAGGCCTTCACCGACTCGCCGCTGCTCGACTCGATCTGGATCTCGGTGTCCCTCTCGGTGCTCGTCACCGCCGTGACCGTGCCGATCGGGGTCGCCGCGGCGATCTCGACGCAGAACCGGTTCCCCGGCCGCGGGCTCGTCCGGTCGATCTACCTGATCCCGTACGTGTTGCCGGCCTTCGTCGTCGGCACGTTCTTCCGGACGATGCTGCAGCCGCAGGGCGTGGTGAACACCGTGCTCGGCACCGACGTCCTGTGGCTGAACGGCTCCGCGTCGTACTGGGCGCTCGCCGGGGTCATGGTGTGGACGAGCTGGCCGTTCGTCTACCTGCTGTCCCTGGCCGGGCTCCAGGCGGTCGACAACGAGGTGCACGAGGCAGCGGCACTCGACGGGGTGACGTGGTGGGCGAAGCTCCGCTACATCGTCTTCCCGTACCTGCGCGGACCGCTGAGCCTGGCGGTCATCATCTCGATCCTGCACAACATCAACAACTTCACGCTGCCGTTCGTGCTGTTCGGCATCCCGCTCCCGTCGAGCGTCGAGGTGATGCCCGTGCTGACCTACATCGCGAGCTTCCAGTCCTTCCGCTTCGGCCTGTCCGCGGCGATGGCGATCTGCTCGCTGGTGATCGTCGCGATCCCGCTGTTCGTCTACCTGCGGGCCGTGCAGCTCGACACCGGTGACGACGCGGGGCCCACCCGCAAGCAGCGCCGCGCCGACCGCGCGCTGCTCACCGCCCCGGCCGCCGCCGACATGGAGGGAGCCCGCGCATGA
- a CDS encoding extracellular solute-binding protein, which yields MSTARRRTRVLVGAAVVAVAALSLQGCAIVDGSGDDPDTLRVMMAADTTYPEERAQWQRETAAEFERTTGADIQWETYSSAQEELTAIQTSVISGQGPDVYAIGTTFTPTAYATGAFVEMGPEQWGAVGGKDQFAPASLGISGPSTTEQIGIPFASRPFVMAVNTELLERAGITELPTTWDELTEDARKTTGDGTYGMAVAYADGFDPWKFVWGMAQNAGNTIVDGSRAELDAPAVENAYRTYFDWVTKDGVVDPAAIGWNNAQALAQFADGKAAFFPMTTTTSLNSLQGSAVDGKYEYALLPTVPPGATERPADGIEAASILSGDNLVVADYGSKQDLSFAFVRQVSSPEAQERYFELFGQLPTNTTAADRIAEQNPDLAPIVRAGELSKPTAFTGAWSDVQLSLVDVVVQSIPSLKRGEVSDDQLRKRLAAAQRDAQATLDRQKNGGL from the coding sequence ATGAGCACAGCAAGACGCAGGACCCGCGTCCTGGTCGGTGCCGCCGTCGTCGCCGTCGCCGCCCTCTCGCTGCAGGGGTGCGCGATCGTGGACGGCAGCGGCGACGACCCGGACACCCTCCGCGTGATGATGGCCGCGGACACGACCTACCCAGAGGAACGCGCGCAGTGGCAGCGCGAGACCGCCGCCGAGTTCGAGCGGACCACGGGTGCCGACATCCAGTGGGAGACGTACTCCTCGGCGCAGGAGGAACTCACCGCGATCCAGACGAGCGTCATCTCGGGGCAGGGCCCCGACGTGTACGCCATCGGCACGACGTTCACCCCCACCGCGTACGCCACCGGCGCCTTCGTCGAGATGGGCCCGGAGCAGTGGGGCGCGGTCGGCGGCAAGGACCAGTTCGCCCCGGCCTCCCTCGGCATCTCCGGCCCGAGCACCACGGAGCAGATCGGGATCCCGTTCGCCAGCCGGCCGTTCGTGATGGCGGTGAACACCGAGCTCCTGGAACGCGCCGGCATCACCGAACTCCCCACCACCTGGGACGAGCTCACCGAGGACGCCCGGAAGACCACCGGTGACGGCACCTACGGCATGGCCGTCGCCTACGCCGACGGCTTCGACCCGTGGAAGTTCGTCTGGGGCATGGCGCAGAACGCCGGCAACACCATCGTCGACGGCAGCAGGGCCGAACTCGACGCCCCCGCGGTCGAGAACGCGTACCGCACGTACTTCGACTGGGTGACGAAGGACGGGGTGGTCGACCCCGCCGCGATCGGCTGGAACAACGCGCAGGCGCTCGCGCAGTTCGCCGACGGCAAGGCCGCGTTCTTCCCGATGACCACGACGACGTCGCTCAACTCGCTGCAGGGCTCCGCCGTCGACGGGAAGTACGAGTACGCCCTGCTGCCGACCGTGCCACCGGGCGCCACCGAGCGTCCCGCCGACGGCATCGAGGCGGCGAGCATCCTGTCCGGCGACAACCTCGTCGTCGCCGACTACGGGTCGAAGCAGGACCTGTCGTTCGCGTTCGTGCGGCAGGTGTCCTCGCCGGAAGCCCAGGAACGGTACTTCGAACTGTTCGGGCAGCTGCCGACGAACACCACCGCGGCCGACCGCATCGCCGAGCAGAACCCCGACCTCGCACCCATCGTCCGCGCCGGCGAACTGTCGAAGCCCACCGCCTTCACCGGCGCGTGGTCCGACGTGCAGCTCTCGCTCGTCGACGTCGTCGTGCAGTCGATCCCGTCGCTGAAGCGCGGCGAGGTCAGCGACGACCAGCTCCGGAAGCGCCTCGCAGCGGCGCAGCGGGACGCCCAGGCAACACTCGACCGTCAGAAGAACGGAGGGCTGTGA
- a CDS encoding LacI family DNA-binding transcriptional regulator: MSSADTDTARRVTIRDIADATGVAPSTVSRALSLPDRVNRATQERIQQAARELGYVPNSQARALTSGRTRAVAVLVSDITNPFYFDVIRGTQHQLSAAGWTQLLVDTEESADAEMAALSAVAGKADGAVLTASRLSDTQIARFAERTPLVVVNRRPTGVPSVLIDTPGGVEQAVQHLVSLGHRDVLYVAGPDSSWSNERRWRALVRVAKRLGVRVARIGPHAPFVDSGAAAADAAVHAGATACIAFNDLIAIGMLTRLRERGVRVPEEMSVVGCDDIFGADFCNPPLTTMTSPIERAGRVAIRMLLGRLGAIPADEPPGEHMSGAVALPTHLTVRESTGPAPVRPA, from the coding sequence GTGAGCAGCGCAGACACCGACACCGCCCGGCGGGTGACGATCCGGGACATCGCCGACGCGACCGGGGTCGCACCCTCGACCGTGTCGCGCGCGCTGTCCCTGCCCGACCGGGTGAACCGTGCGACGCAGGAGCGCATCCAGCAGGCCGCACGCGAGCTCGGCTACGTGCCCAACTCGCAGGCGCGAGCGCTGACGTCGGGACGGACCCGGGCGGTCGCCGTCCTGGTGTCCGACATCACGAACCCGTTCTACTTCGACGTCATCCGGGGCACGCAACACCAGCTGTCGGCCGCCGGGTGGACGCAGCTGCTCGTCGACACCGAGGAGTCCGCCGACGCCGAGATGGCCGCGCTCAGCGCCGTCGCCGGGAAGGCCGACGGTGCGGTGCTCACGGCGTCCCGCCTGTCGGACACGCAGATCGCCCGGTTCGCGGAGCGCACGCCGCTCGTGGTCGTGAACCGGCGACCGACCGGTGTGCCCTCGGTGCTCATCGACACCCCCGGCGGGGTCGAGCAGGCGGTGCAGCACCTGGTGTCCCTCGGCCACCGTGACGTGCTCTACGTCGCCGGACCGGACAGCTCCTGGTCGAACGAGCGTCGCTGGCGCGCACTCGTGCGGGTCGCGAAGCGGCTGGGCGTCCGCGTCGCGCGGATCGGTCCGCACGCGCCGTTCGTCGACTCGGGTGCGGCCGCGGCCGACGCCGCCGTGCACGCCGGTGCCACCGCGTGCATCGCGTTCAACGACCTCATCGCGATCGGCATGCTCACGAGGCTGCGGGAGCGGGGTGTCCGCGTCCCCGAGGAGATGAGCGTCGTGGGGTGCGACGACATCTTCGGTGCCGACTTCTGCAACCCGCCGCTCACCACCATGACCTCGCCCATCGAGCGGGCCGGCCGGGTCGCGATCCGGATGCTGCTCGGACGGCTCGGCGCGATCCCCGCCGACGAACCACCCGGCGAGCACATGTCGGGCGCCGTCGCGCTGCCCACCCACCTGACCGTCCGCGAGTCCACCGGACCGGCACCGGTCCGCCCCGCCTGA